The following coding sequences are from one Coffea arabica cultivar ET-39 chromosome 11e, Coffea Arabica ET-39 HiFi, whole genome shotgun sequence window:
- the LOC140021194 gene encoding uncharacterized protein, whose product MCCGGVVVGDGHSWLRLQSEAPGGDEARTLPLALFLSRFALKLPSMEVIRRFFVTLGLKGSCSVGLLDSKHVLLQPEVEEDYTRPQQVDAATLSIKRPSVARLLIEVDVAKPPLPRLWLGDEEYGQWQKVEFEGWPSFCGHCERIGHGEQECFRLHPERKPARVKPGVPSQVFLPKAQQGQGPSPAAPFEQRALLLEKPGQHESPGQCAAVSPLGSGGQWEEQAWEALAQPSGSCHTRLARLEVVLPIKDAPTVGNSADYVEDIPVAHEDDVALANSFEALGGMEEGIELNGSDEKSSAQEDEVAPANPFAALGDKEEGLELKSPRTPKGRSLSVGTSPLLPPQARPLRCLNLLVCNIWGVSRKDSRRYLHKLCVDNLVKLLVLIEPMTDAVQLPVICRKPHFPKTCSVLEGKMWVLWKDDMVAQVQEIGDQLVNIKTGLGGYTLLFSAIYAKCTGLAEVSFVGSPFTWTNGVLWHRLDRVLTNAGWSDLFVTTTVSHLVHGRSDHAPLLIRSGDSERRPSSFRYLNVLKRHPGFLEVIQQA is encoded by the exons GTTTGCCCTCAAGCTGCCGTCAATGGAGGTCATCCGCCGTTTCTTTGTGACGTTGGGGTTGAAGGGATCGTGCTCGGTGGGGTTGCTTGATTCCAAGCACGTGCTGCTTCAGCCAGAAGTGGAGGAGGATTACACGAG GCCTCAGCAAGTGGACGCGGCGACGTTGAGCATCAAAAGACCTTCTGTGGCCAGGCTCCTAATTGAGGTGGATGTAGCCAAGCCGCCGCTGCCGAGGCTTTGGTTAGGGGATGAAGAGTATGGGCAGTGGCAGAAGGTGGAGTTTGAGGGCTGGCCATCTTTCTGTGGGCATTGCGAGAGGATCGGCCATGGGGAGCAGGAGTGTTTTCGGCTTCACCCTGAACGCAAGCCAGCAAGAGTGAAACCTGGGGTCCCCAGTCAAGTTTTTTTACCGAAAGCGCAACAGGGGCAGGGACCTTCTCCTGCTGCTCCTTTCGAGCAGCGTGCTCTACTCTTGGAGAAACCTGGGCAGCACGAGAGTCCTGGACAATGCGCCGCTGTCTCACCGTTAGGTAGTGGTGGGCAGTGGGAGGAGCAGGCTTGGGAGGCTCTCGCGCAGCCATCTGGGAGTTGTCATACGAGGTTGGCACGTTTGGAGGTGGTGCTGCCCATAAAAGATGCACCTACAGTAGGCAACTCAGCAGATTACGTTGAGGATATACCTGTTGCACATGAGGACGACGTGGCGCTGGCCAACTCATTTGAGGCCTTAGGAGGTATGGAAGAGGGTATCGAACTGAATGGCTCTGACGAGAAGTCTTCTGCACAAGAGGACGAAGTAGCTCCAGCCAACCCTTTTGCGGCCTTAGGAGATAAGGAAGAGGGGCTCGAACTGAAGTCTCCTCGTACTCCGAAGGGAAGGAGTCTCTCTGTTGGGACGTCTCCTTTGCTCCCCCCGCAAGCTCGGCCTCTGCG TTGTCTTAATTTGCTGGTATGCAATATATGGGGTGTATCCCGTAAGGATTCTCGGAGGTACCTACATAAATTATGTGTTGATAATCTTGTTAAGTTGCTAGTATTGATTGAGCCTATGACTGATGCGGTTCAATTGCCTGTAATTTGCCGTAAGCCACATTTCCCAAAGACGTGCTCGGTATTGGAGGGTAAAATGTGGGTCTTGTGGAAGGATGACATGGTGGCTCAGGTTCAGGAAATAGGGGACCAATTGGTTAACATCAAGACAGGATTGGGGGGTTATACTCTTCTTTTTTCGGCAATTTATGCCAAGTGCACCGG ACTTGCAGAGGTGAGCTTTGTAGGGTCGCCATTCACTTGGACGAATGGAGTCCTTTGGCACCGATTGGACAGAGTATTAACAAATGCAGGTTGGTCGGATTTATTTGTTACAACGACTGTCTCACACTTAGTACATGGTCGATCTGACCATGCTCCTCTTCTAATCAGAAGCGGAGATTCGGAGCGCAGACCTTCGTCTTTTCGATATCTGAATGTTTTGAAGAGACATCCAGGATTTCTGGAGGTGATTCAACAGGCATGA
- the LOC140021195 gene encoding uncharacterized protein: protein MSAAFACKLWWQLRLDRSRWAEFMHVKYVRSGHLGKMQVSRPMGIWRRLERVRDFMESRIRWCLGKGFVDFWYDRWLLEVPLAEVLGRIDPLHILVAEFFEEGEWNTGLLQVWLPLGLVRQVQGITLYPDQEDEMVWLGSPTGLFSVKDGWEALRCRRNLSLVDGFIWNKILPLKISFLVWKVLRNLIPVEVNLQKRGIMMASRCSYCSLQEESLNHLFLGGPVAEQVWSFFQQRFGLLHPGSQSISAECLSWFASMSSVSANHIRTVTPCLIVWGIWQA, encoded by the coding sequence ATGAGCGCGGCCTTTGCCTGCAAGCTATGGTGGCAGTTACGCCTGGATAGGTCTCGTTGGGCGGAGTTCATGCATGTGAAGTACGTTAGGAGCGGCCATTTGGGCAAGATGCAAGTGAGTAGGCCCATGGGGATTTGGCGTCGGCTGGAGCGAGTCCGGGACTTTATGGAGTCAAGGATTCGGTGGTGCTTGGGTAAAGGGTTTGTCGACTTTTGGTATGATAGGTGGCTGCTGGAGGTGCCCTTGGCTGAGGTGTTAGGTAGGATTGATCCGCTACACATACTTGTGGCTGAGTTTTTTGAAGAGGGGGAATGGAACACCGGGTTGCTGCAGGTGTGGCTTCCATTGGGGTTGGTTCGACAGGTCCAGGGGATTACCTTGTACCCAGATCAGGAAGATGAGATGGTGTGGTTGGGGTCTCCAACGGGTCTTTTTTCAGTGAAGGATGGGTGGGAGGCCTTGCGGTGTAGACGAAACCTCTCCCTTGTTGATGGGTTCATCTGGAATAAAATCCTCCCGCTCAAAATCTCCTTCCTAGTTTGGAAAGTGCTGCGCAATTTGATCCCAGTGGAGGTGAATCTGCAAAAACGAGGCATCATGATGGCGTCTCGGTGTAGCTATTGCTCGTTGCAGGAGGAATCCTTGAACCATCTATTTCTAGGTGGTCCAGTGGCGGAACAGGTTTGGAGTTTCTTTCAACAAAGGTTTGGTCTACTTCACCCTGGATCGCAGTCGATCTCGGCGGAGTGCTTATCTTGGTTTGCTTCTATGTCATCTGTCTCGGCTAATCATATTCGGACAGTTACTCCATGTTTAATTGTGTGGGGCATCTGGCAGGCATGA